Within Deinococcus actinosclerus, the genomic segment TCGCGCAGGAGGTGCTGGGTCCGCTCGACCCGGCGCTGCGGGGGCTGCTGACGCGCAGCAGCGTGTTCGAGGAACTCATTCCGGCGCTGCTGGAGGACGCGCTGGACGAGCCGCGCGCGCGGACACTGCTGGAGACGCTGGCGGGCAGCGGGACGTTCCTGACCCGGGCGGGCGAGGACACGTATCGGGCGCATCCGCTGCTGCGCGCGCACCTGCGCGGCCTGCTGCCCCCGGCGGAGGCGCGGGAGATCGCGGCGCGCGGCGCGGCGTTCTTCGAGCGGACCGGGCGGCTGCGCCGGGCGCTGGCGGCGCACCTGCTGGCGGGGAACACGGCGCGGGCGGCCGCACTCCTGGCGGGCCGGGGCGGCGCGTGGCTGGCGCAGGGGCGCGTGACGCTGGTGGACCGCAGCCTCGCCCGGCTGCCGCGCGCGGACTGGACGCCCGCCCTGCACGCCCTGGCCGGGGACGCGCTGCGGCTGGCGAGCCGCTACGACGAGGCCCGCGCCGAGTACGCCCTGGCGGACCCGCTGGAGCGGGCACTGGGCGAGGTCCGGCTGGCGCTGGATACCGTGCAGCCCGAGCAGGCCTGGGGTCCGCTGGACATGGCGGCCGCCCTGATCGGCGGGGAGCGGCAGGCTGAACTGCGCCGCCTGCGGGCGGAGAACCTGCTGAACGCCGGGCAGCTGGCCGGGGCGGTGGCGCTGGAACCCGAATTGCGCGGCGGGGCGCGCTACGCGCTGCGCTCCGGGGATCTGGACGCGGCCCTGGCGCGCGCGCACTCACTTGCGGACGGCGAGACGGGCGGCGCGCGGGCCGCGCAGAACCACCGCGAGGGCCTGCTGCTGGCGAGTTTCCTGCACGCGGCGCGCGGCGAGGTGCACGAGGCCGGGGCGTGCGCCCGCCGGGGCCTGAGCGAGGGCGAGCGGCTGGAGAGCCCCTTCGTGCAGTCGCTGGCGCTGGCGCGGCTGGGGCACGCGCAGCAGGCGGCGGGGGACTTCGCGGCGGCCCGCGAGAGTTACGACGCGGCGCTGCGGCAGGCGCAGCCGGTCACGGGGCGCCTGCGGGTCGAGCCGCTGATGGGTCTCGCGGCGCTGGCAGGCCGGGCGGGAGACGGGGCGCGCGCGCAGGCCCTGACCGCCGAGGCGCGCGGACAGACCGGCGGGGACAGCTATATGGCGGGGCTGCTGATCCTGACGTCCGCGCTGGGACTGGCGCAGGGCCCGCAGGCGGCGCAGGCCGTCCCGGGATTGCAGGAGGCCGCCGCGCTGTTCGGCGCGTGTGGGGACGCCTTCGGGCAGGCGGCGGCGGCGCTGGCCCTGTTCGCACTGGACGCCGGGCCAGCCGAGGCCGCCGCGCAGGCCGCCACGGCGTACCCGTTCCTGCTGGGCCGCCCGTCCCTGTTCGCCCCGGCCGCGACCCGCGCGGGCCGCGCGGCGCTGCTGGCCCGCCTGGGCGAGGCGCAGCCCGGTGCGCGCGGCCCGCTGACCGGCGCGGCCCGCCTGCTGGGGTACCCGGCGGTGCCGGACCCGGCCGACACGCCGGGGTTCGAGGTTCACGTGCAGGTGCTGGGCCGCGTGGCGGTCACCCGCGAGGACGGCCGGATCCGCGAGTGGGGCCGCGCGAAGGCCCGGGACCTGCTGGCGCTGCTCGCCGTCCACCCGGCGGGCCTGCCGCGCGAGGCCGCGCAGGAGGCGCTGTTCCCCGACGCCGACCCGGGCGTGGGCGAACGGAATTTCCGCGTGACCCTGCACGCCCTGGGGCAGGTGCTGGAAGAGGGCGCGCGCAGCGGCGTGTTCGTGGAACGCGGCGACTGGCTGCGCCTGCGCCCCGGTCCAGAGTTGCACGTGGACCTGGCGGCCGCCTGGGCGCAGCTGGGGCAGGCGGCAGGCACCCCGGGCCGCCTGGACGCCCTGCTGGCGTTGCCCCCCGCGCTGGCGGACGTGGATCTGGAAGACGTGGCCCGTGAGGCCGAACGGTACGCGGCGGCGCTCCCCGAGGCGCTGGCCGCCGAGGCCGACGTGGCGCTGGCCCTGGCCCGCCCGGACCGGGCCGCGCTGGCCGCCGGGCGCGCCCTGAGCCTCGACCCGGCGCACGAACCGGCCGCGCGGGCTCTGATGCGCGCCCAGCACGCGCTGGGGCGCGGCGCGGCGGCCGGGCGGGTGTACGCGGCCCTCACGGCGGCGCTGGCCGACCTGGGCCTGAAGCCCCTGCCGGACACGCAGGCGCTGTGGCAGGCGCTGTCCGGCGCGCGGGCCTGATCGGTCTTCCTGTGGCCGTAACCGCCGAGTGACGCCTGCGGCCTACACTCCGCGCATGACGCAGGACACGCACAGGCAGGGTACGGAAGGCAGGGCCGCGCTCGTCACGGGTGGCACGAGCGGCATTGGGCTGGCGATCGCGCGGCGGCTCGCGCAGGATGGGCTGAGGGTGGCGGTGCTGGACCTGGACCGCCCGCAGGCGCGCGAGGTGGCGCAGGCGCACGGCCTCACGTTCATCGGGGCGGACCTGTCGCGCCGGGCGGACTGCCGCCGCGCGGTGGACGAGACGGTGGCGGCGCTGGGTGGCCTGGACGTCCTCGTGAACAACGCGGGCTTTCAGCACATCGACCCCATTGCCGCCTTCCCGGAGGATACCTGGGACGCGATGCTGCACGTGATGCTCACCGCGCCGTTCCTGCTGAGCAAGTACGCGTGGCCGCACCTGACCCGCTCCGGGCAGGGCCGCATCGTGAACGTCGCGAGCATCCACGGGCACGTGGCCAGCCCCTTCAAGAGTGCGTACATCAGCGCGAAGCACGGCCTGATCGGCCTGACCCGCACGGCGGCGCTGGAGGCCGGGGAGCAGGACCTGACCGTGAACGCCATCTGCCCCGGGTACGTGCGCACGCCGCTGGTCGAGGGTCAGATCGCCGATCAGGCCCGCACGCGCGGCCTGACCGAGCAGGAGGTCGAGCAGAAGGTCATGCTGGAACCCGCCGCGATCAAGCGCCTGCTGAACCCGGAGGACATCGCCGCGCTGGCGAGTTACGTGGTCAGCCCGGCGGCGTGGGGCATGACCGGCGCGGTGCTGGACCTGGACCTGGGCTGGACCGCCCGGTAACAGTCGAACGGCGACATCTCAGAGCAAGAAAATGGAGGACGGTTCCATCAACCATCCTCCATCGCCTATCAACCCTTAGCGGGGCTGGCTGCTGAGGACCATCACGTACGCGGTGCCGCGGGAGCCCTGCACGACGGCGGCGCCGACGTGGGTGTAGCGGCCCTCGTTCATCCAGAAGCAGTGCACGGGGGACTGCAGCCACCAGCGGATCGCGCTTTCCGGGTTCTGGCTGCCGCCCATGAAGACGATCTCGGTGACGCTGACGGCGTTCACGCCGGTGCTGGCGGCGCGCACGCGGGGGGTGCTGCCGTTGGCGCCGGTGTGGGTGATGCGCCCGGTGGCGCTCATGTACCCGGCCTGCTGGCGGGCGGCGGCGGCCAGGGCGGGCGTGAAGGTCAGGCTCCCCGCGACGGGCCGCTGGCCGCTGCCGGGGCAGGTGACGCCCTGGGCACGCACCTGGTTCAGGCGCGCGACGAGTTGCCCCTCTGCGGAGGACTGGGCCGTGGCGGGAAGTCCCAGGGCCACCAGGGCCGCCAGGGCTCCCAGCGTACGCTGGGCGGTCTGCATGAGCATCGTGAACCGATCTTAACCTGAATGGCAGATGAAGGAGATGGGAAAATCGACGTCGGCTCTCATGCAGGGCCCGGACGGTCGTCCGTCGAAAGGGTGAAGGGGCCACGAGCTGCCGCCCTGGCCCCCTCCCCCTCCGGTTTCCTGTGTGCTTTACAGCAGGCCGCTGCGGCGCAGCAGGGCGTCCGCGTCGGGGTCACGGCCCATGAACTCGCGGTACAGCTCGGCCGGGTCGGCGCTGTTGCCGCGGCTGAGGATCGTGTCCACGTAGGCGCGGCCGGTGTCGCGGTTGAAGATGCCTTCCTGCGCGAAGCGGCTGAACGCGTCGGCGTCGAGCACCTCGGCCCACTTGTAGCTGTAGTACCCGGCGCCGTAGCCGACGGGGCTGCTGAACAGGTGGTTGAACGCGGCGATCATCGCGTAGTGCTCGGGCAGCGCGGTGGGGTTGAAGGTCGCCATCAGGTCGCGGGCGTACGTGACGTGGTCGGCGTCGCCTTCGGGGTCGAACTCGACGTGCAGGCTCAGGTCGGTCAGGCCGAAGGAGTACTGGCGCATGGCGGCGTTCGCGGCGCGGTAGTTGCGCGCGGCGATCATGCGGTCGAACAGCACCTGCGGGATGGCCTCGCCGGTCTGGTAGTGGCGGGCGAACAGGTCGAGCGCCTCGCGTTCCATGACCCAGTTCTCCATGATCTGGCTGGGCAGTTCCACGAAGTCCCACGGCACGTTGGTGCCGCTCAGGCTGCGTACCGGCACGCGGCTCATGGCGTGGTGCAGCAGGTGCCCGAACTCGTGGAAGACGGTCTCGACTTCACGGATGGACAGCAGGGCGGGCGTGTCGCCGTCGGGGGGGTCATGTTGCCGCACATCAGGCCCAGGTGCGGGTCGACGCCCTGCTCCCTGGGGCCGCCGGTGATGAAGGCGTTCATCCAGGCGCCGGCGCGTTTGGTGTCGCGGGGGAACCAGTCGGTGTAGAAGCTCGCCACGTGCGTGCCGCTCTCGTCGTGGATGGTGTAGTAGCGCACCTCGGGGTGCCAGCCGGGGGCCTCGCTCTCGGCCACGGTGATGCCGAACACCCGCCGCGTGATCTCGAACAGGCCGCTCAGCACGCCGTCCATCGGGAAGTAGGGCCGCAGGGCCTCCTCGTCGAAGTCGTATTTCGCCTGCCGCTGCTTCTCGGCCCAGTACGCGACGTCCCAGGCGTCCAGTTCGGGGGCGTCTGCGCCCAGCTGCTCGCGGTGGAAGGCGCGCAGCTCCTCGTTCTCGCGGTCGAAGGCGGGGCGGGTGCGGGCGTCCAGGTCGCGCTCGAAGGCCAGGGCGCGCGCGCCGCTGCCCGCCATGCGGTCCTGCAGCACGTAGTCCGCGAAGTTCGCGAAGCCCAGCAGCTGGGCCTTCTCGCGGCGCAGTTTCAGGATCTCGCGGATCAGGGGGCGGTTGTCGCGGCCCTCCTGCTGGCCCACGCGGCTGTTCGCCAGCCACAGGTCGCGGCGCAGCTCGCGGTCGTCCGCGTACGTCAGGACGGGCACGAGGACCGGGGCGTGCAGGGTCAGGCGGTGCCCATCCTGGCCCTTGCTCTCCGCGTCGCGGCGGGTGGCGTCCTGCACGCGCTGCGGCACGCCCGCCAGCCGCTCGGTGGGCACGTACAGCTCGAAGGCGGCCGTCTCGTCAAGGACGTTCTTGCTGAACTCGCTGGTCACCTCGGCGAGGCGGGTGTTCAGGGCCAGCAGGCGCTCCTGCTCCTCACCCTGGAGGTCGGCGCCCTCGCGGCGGAACTCGTCGATGGTGAGTTTCAGGTGCCGGGCGCGCACCGGGTCGAGCGCGGTGGCCTCGGGCGTGGCGGCGAAGGCCTTCAGCGCCGCCCACAGGCCGGGGTGCAGGCTGAGTTTCGTGTAGAACTCGCTGGTCTTGGGCAGGATCGCCATCTTCGCGGCGTGCCACTCGGGACCGTTGAGCACGCTGTCGAGGTGGTGCACGATGGTGTTCACGGTGTCGAGCTGCTCGGTCAGGGTGTCCAGGTCGGCCATGAAGTTGGCAAAGCCGCGCTCGCCGCTGCGGGCGAGGTCCTCGAGTTTCGCCTGCGTCTGCGCCAGGAGGGTGTCCACGGCGCCCTCGGCGTGCTCGGGGCGGATCTGGTCGAAGGGGATGCGGAAGCCGACGTTCAGCAGCGGGTTGCTGGCGCCGGTCACCTCGGTCTGGGTTGCAGTCATCACCCCGGAGTATAGAGAGGGGGGCTGAGGGCGCCGTAAGCCATTTGACGTGCCCGGCCGTCCGGGGCGCGTGCTGTAATCACGCATGGACGCGACCCTCCCCCACCTGACGCCCATCGCGGACGCCGATCTGGCCGCGCTGCGCACCCTGGCCCACCCGGACAGTCCGGTGAGCGTGGCCGACCTGACCCGCCTGAGCGCCACCCGCCTCCCGGGCGAACACCACACCCAGCAGGCCGCCTTCGAACGCGGCGAGGCGAGGGGGGCCCTCACGACGGGCGTGCCGCGCATGGACGCGCACGACGGCTGGCTGGACCTGACCCTCACCCTCCACCCGCAGGAGGCCGGGGGACCCCTGGCGGACGCGCTGCTGACGGCCGGGCTGAGTGTGCTAAGCGAGGCGGGCGCGACGACGGCCGTGACCCGCGTGCGCGAGGACTGGTGGGAGCATGACTACCTGCGGGCGCGCGGCTGGCAGGAGGCCGACCGCATGTGGCTCAGCAGCCTCGACCTGCGCACCCTGGATTTCACGGCCTTCGCCGCCGACGAGGCCCGCGCCCGCGCGAGCGGCGTGCGGATCGTCCCGCTGAGCGACCTGGGCGGCTGGGACGCGACGGCGCGCGAGCATTACGACCTGATCCACGCGCTGCTGACCGACGTGCCCAGCGCCCGCCCCGTGCAGGTCTGGCCGTTCGAGGTCTGGCTGGAGCGCATGCACACCCTGCTGCCCGACACGAGCGGCATCATGATCGCCGTGGCGCCGGACGGCACATGGGTGGGGACCAGTCAGCTGTCGCAGCCCATCGCTGGCCGCCCCGGCTTCGTCCACAACGGCCTGACCGGCGTGCGTGCCGGGTGGCGCGGGCACGGTCTGGGCCTCGCGCTGAAACTCGCTGCCGCGCGCGCCGCGCTGGGCCGGGGCTTCACGCACTCCCGCACCGGCAACCACGTCACCAACCGTCCCATGCTCGCCATCAACGAGCGGATGGGCTTCGAGCGCGAGGCGGCGACGGTCACGCTCACGCGGGAAGTGGAAAGTCGGGAATAGGAAGTGGAGAGAGAAGGTGGGCGCGTCGCCGTGACGCGCCCACCTTCCTGTGTCCCCACTCACCACTCCCTACTCCCCACTGACCCCGGATCGTGCGCCGCGCACGTTCGTCAGGAGCATCGCGTCGCCCAGCGAGTAGAAGCGGTACTCGCCGTCCAGGGCGGCGTCGTACGCGGCGCGGATGCGGTCCTCCCCGGCGAACGCGGCGACGAGCAGCAGCAGGGTGCTGCCCGGCAGGTGCAGGTTCGTGATCAGCAGGTCCGGCACGTTGACGGGACGGCCGGGCGTGATGAAGATCTGCGTGTCGCCCTCGCCGGGCTGGACCTGCGTGCCGTCCCAGGCGCTTTCCAGCGTGCGGACGGTGGTGGTCCCGACGGCGATGACCCGGCGGCCCTCGGCGCGGGCGGCATTGATCGCCTGCGCGGTCTCGGGGGTGACGTGCCAGCGTTCGGCGTGCATGACGTGGTCGGCCACGCTGCCGCTGATGGGCCGGAAGGTGCCCGCGCCGACGTGCAGGGTGACGTGCGCGGTCTGCACGCCCATCGCGGCCAGCCGGGCCAGCAGGTCGGGCGTGAAGTGCAGGCCGGCGGTGGGCGCGGCGACGCTGCCGGGCTCGCGGGCGTACACGGTCTGGTAGCGGTCGCGCCACGTCTCGTCACTGTCCCCCGCGTCGATGTACGGCGGGAGGGGCAGGCGGCCGATGTCGTCCAGGTGCGGCAGGATGTCGTGGTCGAAGCGCAGCAGCCGCGCGCCGTCCTCCAGCTCCCCGACGACCTGGGCGCGGTGCCCGCCCTCGTGCTCCAGGCCGCCCAGCCACAGTTCAAACCCGGCGCGGCGGGCGGGTTTCAGGTACGCGCTCCAGACGTGTCGGCCCAGTTCGGGGCGTTCCTCGGTGCGCAGCAGCATGACCTCCACGCTGCCGCCGCCGTGCCCGTGGGCGTCCACGGGTTTGCGGGCCATGACGCGCGCGGGGATGACCTTGCTCTGGTTGAACACCAGCAGGTCACCCGCGCGCAGGAACTCCGGCAGGTCGCGGAACACGCGGTGCTCGAGTGCTTCGCCCACGATCATCAGGCGCGAGGCGTCGCGGGGTTCCGCGCCGGTCTGCGCGACGCGGTCCTCGGGCAGGTGGAAGTTCAGGCGGTGCAGGACGGCGTCCGCCCCGGCGTGCGGCGTGGCGTCGGTCATCGGGGTTATTCCTCGGTCTTGGGCGTGGCGGCGCGGGTCTGGCGGGCGGGCATCAGGCCCCCGTCGATGTCGGGCAGGTGAGTGAAGCGGTCGGCGGCGTCCACGAGCTTCTGCGCGGTGTGCTCCCGGAACGCGATGACCTCCACGCGCTTGCCGCGCTCCTGCAGCACCTCGACGATATCGGTGAAGTCCCCGTCGCCGCTGCCGAGCACAATGACGTCGAGGTGGTCCATCAGGCGCACCATGTCGGCCACGATGCCCATGTCCCAGTTGCCCTCGTAGATGGCCTTGCCGCCGTCGGTGACGTGGTGCAGCGTGAGGTTCATGCGGCGAACCTTGAAGCCCAGCGTGGACAGCTTGTAGATGAACGGGCGGGCGGTGGCCTCGTTCTCGCGTTCCACGGTGTAGCTGATGGCGTGCACGAGTTCGCGGCCCTCGGTGGCGCTCCTGAGGATCGTCTCGAAGTTCACGGTGCGTTCCATCAGGTCGCGGGCCGAGTGGTAGAGGTTCTGCGTGTCGATGAACACCCCGACGCGGGGGCGGTGCA encodes:
- a CDS encoding BTAD domain-containing putative transcriptional regulator → MTLHWRDLTSARRTRLPAVRGAVARERLLAALDARVLLVTAPAGYGKTTALAGAATGRPGPVAWLTLDGDDADPLVLAASLSLAVQALPGGARPGDALGAGASPRRVAGLVADVLDDCGALLVLDEAQVLSGSAGTEVLGGLLAPGEGRLALLSRTALDLPELARLEVSGDAARLSAAELAFTPAEIAALFAAQGLTLTGAEVRTAHAVTEGWPIAARFLAQAAAQGRVTLADLADLEGGDAPLGTLFTYLAQEVLGPLDPALRGLLTRSSVFEELIPALLEDALDEPRARTLLETLAGSGTFLTRAGEDTYRAHPLLRAHLRGLLPPAEAREIAARGAAFFERTGRLRRALAAHLLAGNTARAAALLAGRGGAWLAQGRVTLVDRSLARLPRADWTPALHALAGDALRLASRYDEARAEYALADPLERALGEVRLALDTVQPEQAWGPLDMAAALIGGERQAELRRLRAENLLNAGQLAGAVALEPELRGGARYALRSGDLDAALARAHSLADGETGGARAAQNHREGLLLASFLHAARGEVHEAGACARRGLSEGERLESPFVQSLALARLGHAQQAAGDFAAARESYDAALRQAQPVTGRLRVEPLMGLAALAGRAGDGARAQALTAEARGQTGGDSYMAGLLILTSALGLAQGPQAAQAVPGLQEAAALFGACGDAFGQAAAALALFALDAGPAEAAAQAATAYPFLLGRPSLFAPAATRAGRAALLARLGEAQPGARGPLTGAARLLGYPAVPDPADTPGFEVHVQVLGRVAVTREDGRIREWGRAKARDLLALLAVHPAGLPREAAQEALFPDADPGVGERNFRVTLHALGQVLEEGARSGVFVERGDWLRLRPGPELHVDLAAAWAQLGQAAGTPGRLDALLALPPALADVDLEDVAREAERYAAALPEALAAEADVALALARPDRAALAAGRALSLDPAHEPAARALMRAQHALGRGAAAGRVYAALTAALADLGLKPLPDTQALWQALSGARA
- a CDS encoding 3-hydroxybutyrate dehydrogenase — translated: MTQDTHRQGTEGRAALVTGGTSGIGLAIARRLAQDGLRVAVLDLDRPQAREVAQAHGLTFIGADLSRRADCRRAVDETVAALGGLDVLVNNAGFQHIDPIAAFPEDTWDAMLHVMLTAPFLLSKYAWPHLTRSGQGRIVNVASIHGHVASPFKSAYISAKHGLIGLTRTAALEAGEQDLTVNAICPGYVRTPLVEGQIADQARTRGLTEQEVEQKVMLEPAAIKRLLNPEDIAALASYVVSPAAWGMTGAVLDLDLGWTAR
- a CDS encoding CAP domain-containing protein, producing MQTAQRTLGALAALVALGLPATAQSSAEGQLVARLNQVRAQGVTCPGSGQRPVAGSLTFTPALAAAARQQAGYMSATGRITHTGANGSTPRVRAASTGVNAVSVTEIVFMGGSQNPESAIRWWLQSPVHCFWMNEGRYTHVGAAVVQGSRGTAYVMVLSSQPR
- a CDS encoding NYN domain-containing protein; translation: MQYVVHRPRVGVFIDTQNLYHSARDLMERTVNFETILRSATEGRELVHAISYTVERENEATARPFIYKLSTLGFKVRRMNLTLHHVTDGGKAIYEGNWDMGIVADMVRLMDHLDVIVLGSGDGDFTDIVEVLQERGKRVEVIAFREHTAQKLVDAADRFTHLPDIDGGLMPARQTRAATPKTEE
- the queA gene encoding tRNA preQ1(34) S-adenosylmethionine ribosyltransferase-isomerase QueA, with product MTDATPHAGADAVLHRLNFHLPEDRVAQTGAEPRDASRLMIVGEALEHRVFRDLPEFLRAGDLLVFNQSKVIPARVMARKPVDAHGHGGGSVEVMLLRTEERPELGRHVWSAYLKPARRAGFELWLGGLEHEGGHRAQVVGELEDGARLLRFDHDILPHLDDIGRLPLPPYIDAGDSDETWRDRYQTVYAREPGSVAAPTAGLHFTPDLLARLAAMGVQTAHVTLHVGAGTFRPISGSVADHVMHAERWHVTPETAQAINAARAEGRRVIAVGTTTVRTLESAWDGTQVQPGEGDTQIFITPGRPVNVPDLLITNLHLPGSTLLLLVAAFAGEDRIRAAYDAALDGEYRFYSLGDAMLLTNVRGARSGVSGE